One Novipirellula galeiformis genomic window carries:
- a CDS encoding right-handed parallel beta-helix repeat-containing protein — protein MRLTLLISVFTVGCQLGLFAIEAIANEAIIDASKFSTLQEAADAVPASGGVLQIPPGTHEISEPLVIKTGDTRIVGVGAASHIVNKNTEGKPAILIQNPAYSGKVTPSKERLWRVSVADLRVTGNEKSGAGIEARYIEEIMVHGVTSSYHGGDGLHLYFCYEDPRVSDNLFTYNKNCGVYIEGGHDIIVSANHFEENQDGVQCIDAYNLTMTGNNLDDHLGNGVVIENTYGSVITGNMIEECQGWAMVLDRDCYGITLSANVIAHDFAGGIDLRDAHGCAISANTFTIVKNAAVAVRSHSASITISANNFCDTWIGNDAEGKPLQRRKNKPTKLEANPNEATGILLENCKSVVISGNLFSRLSSEAVTQVGECKKILLNGNGMFTDE, from the coding sequence ATGCGATTGACCCTGCTCATTTCCGTTTTTACCGTCGGTTGTCAGCTTGGCCTGTTTGCCATCGAAGCAATCGCCAACGAAGCCATTATCGACGCCAGCAAGTTTTCCACGCTTCAGGAAGCTGCCGATGCCGTTCCTGCATCGGGAGGAGTGCTGCAGATCCCACCGGGGACGCATGAGATTAGCGAGCCGCTGGTGATCAAAACGGGTGACACACGCATCGTTGGGGTCGGCGCCGCGTCGCACATCGTCAATAAGAATACCGAGGGAAAGCCTGCGATTTTGATCCAAAACCCTGCCTATTCGGGTAAAGTCACGCCTTCGAAAGAGCGTTTGTGGCGAGTCAGCGTCGCCGACTTACGCGTTACCGGAAATGAGAAAAGCGGTGCGGGAATTGAGGCTCGCTATATCGAAGAGATCATGGTTCATGGCGTGACAAGCAGTTACCACGGTGGCGACGGGTTGCATTTGTATTTCTGTTACGAAGACCCTCGTGTGAGCGATAATTTGTTCACCTACAACAAAAATTGCGGTGTCTACATCGAGGGCGGACACGACATCATCGTTTCAGCCAATCATTTCGAGGAAAACCAGGACGGAGTCCAGTGTATTGATGCCTACAATTTGACGATGACGGGGAATAATCTCGATGACCATTTAGGCAATGGCGTTGTCATCGAGAACACCTATGGATCGGTGATCACGGGAAACATGATCGAAGAATGCCAAGGTTGGGCAATGGTGCTGGACCGCGATTGTTATGGCATTACGCTCTCGGCCAACGTGATCGCGCACGATTTCGCCGGAGGCATTGATCTGCGCGACGCGCATGGTTGTGCGATTTCAGCCAATACCTTCACGATCGTCAAAAATGCGGCCGTCGCGGTACGAAGTCACTCCGCGAGCATCACGATCAGCGCTAATAATTTTTGCGACACCTGGATCGGAAACGACGCCGAGGGTAAGCCGTTGCAACGACGAAAAAACAAGCCGACCAAGTTGGAAGCGAACCCCAACGAAGCGACTGGGATTCTATTGGAAAATTGCAAGTCCGTGGTGATCTCAGGCAACTTGTTTTCGCGACTCAGCAGCGAAGCGGTGACTCAAGTGGGTGAGTGTAAAAAAATCCTGCTCAACGGCAACGGCATGTTCACGGATGAGTGA
- the nhaA gene encoding Na+/H+ antiporter NhaA, whose product MPKQPIDRLVRPVAHFLHIEATSGIVLMICTVVAIGLANSPWADSYLSVWKTEVGFSFGSWEFQHSLRHIINDGLMALFFFVIGLEVKRELVHGALADIRSAILPIAAALGGMVVPAGIYLALQYDQPAARGWGIPMATDIAFVVGCLALLGSRVPNSLRVLLLSLAIVDDIGAIIVIAIGYTNDLDLRFLMLAGVGIGIVHFFSRVGIRRFPPYIVAGLVAWFAFHESGVHATLAGVILGLMTPAKATIVPSHFYEYLNSTSESFGGGDWTSFKGRAAKVREVQRLTRETVSPLEYLETTLHPWSSFLIIPVFALANAGVPFELANVSDPVAIAVVLGLLVGKPVGVLLFSAVTVWLGWAKMPERLTWRILTAGSFLAGIGFTMALFIDGLAFGDEGFDTAKTGVLIGSGLSAVCGMVLLLVMLPKAGVSRSEAS is encoded by the coding sequence ATGCCCAAGCAACCGATTGACCGTCTGGTTCGTCCGGTTGCTCATTTTCTACATATCGAAGCCACCAGCGGCATCGTGCTGATGATTTGTACGGTGGTCGCAATCGGTTTGGCGAATTCGCCTTGGGCGGACTCTTATTTGAGCGTTTGGAAGACGGAGGTGGGCTTCTCGTTCGGATCCTGGGAGTTCCAACATTCGCTGCGTCACATCATCAACGACGGCTTGATGGCACTCTTCTTTTTCGTGATCGGATTAGAAGTCAAACGCGAACTCGTGCATGGCGCTTTGGCCGATATTCGCAGTGCGATACTGCCAATTGCAGCGGCGTTGGGTGGGATGGTGGTCCCGGCGGGCATTTATTTGGCACTGCAATACGATCAACCGGCCGCGCGTGGTTGGGGGATTCCGATGGCAACGGATATTGCGTTTGTGGTCGGCTGTTTAGCGTTGTTGGGTTCGCGGGTCCCGAATAGCTTGCGTGTGTTATTGCTATCGCTTGCGATTGTTGATGACATCGGAGCCATTATCGTGATTGCGATTGGATATACAAACGATTTGGATCTTCGGTTCTTGATGCTCGCGGGTGTCGGTATTGGGATCGTTCATTTCTTTTCGCGGGTTGGTATTCGCCGGTTTCCTCCGTACATCGTCGCGGGTTTGGTTGCTTGGTTTGCGTTCCACGAGTCGGGCGTTCATGCAACCTTGGCTGGGGTCATTTTGGGATTGATGACTCCCGCTAAAGCAACGATTGTGCCGAGCCATTTTTATGAGTACTTGAACAGCACAAGCGAGTCGTTTGGAGGCGGAGATTGGACGTCATTCAAGGGCCGGGCTGCAAAGGTACGCGAGGTTCAACGTTTGACGCGTGAGACGGTTTCGCCACTGGAGTACCTCGAAACGACGCTCCACCCGTGGAGCAGTTTTCTGATCATTCCCGTCTTTGCACTGGCCAATGCCGGCGTGCCGTTTGAATTGGCAAATGTCAGTGACCCGGTCGCCATCGCGGTGGTTTTAGGATTGCTGGTCGGCAAACCGGTCGGAGTGCTGTTGTTCAGCGCGGTGACGGTTTGGTTGGGATGGGCCAAAATGCCCGAGCGACTGACTTGGCGAATTTTGACGGCAGGCAGCTTTTTGGCGGGCATCGGATTCACCATGGCGTTGTTCATTGACGGTTTGGCGTTCGGTGACGAAGGTTTCGATACGGCCAAGACCGGCGTCTTGATAGGATCAGGTCTCAGCGCCGTGTGCGGTATGGTGCTGTTGCTGGTGATGCTTCCCAAAGCGGGCGTCTCTCGTTCCGAGGCGAGCTAG